A genomic segment from Saprospiraceae bacterium encodes:
- a CDS encoding outer membrane lipoprotein carrier protein LolA yields the protein MKYLSSGSMMKQRKAFRHTMLMVFLVIAGTAFTQNTNDYTKAGDSDPAAKAILDKLRSKYDAYQTLEAEFTMVIELADQPKETQKGKIARKGEQYRFEMGTQLVLCDNTALWVIMHNNKMVQINDVPDPEEASGSLLTPQSLFTFYDSGEFAYQLVQESDQGGKVIQQIEFKPLDDYADYSKLRLNVNKKLNQIESILAFAKDGSRFTFVIDNLKPNAPFSANYFTFVKSQFPAYDVEDLRE from the coding sequence ATGAAGTATTTAAGTTCAGGTAGCATGATGAAACAAAGGAAAGCATTTCGCCACACCATGCTGATGGTGTTTTTGGTCATTGCAGGGACTGCATTTACGCAAAACACCAATGATTATACCAAAGCTGGTGATTCGGACCCGGCAGCAAAGGCTATTCTTGATAAGCTTCGCAGCAAGTATGATGCTTATCAAACGCTGGAGGCTGAATTTACTATGGTGATAGAATTGGCAGATCAACCAAAGGAAACACAAAAGGGTAAAATTGCACGGAAGGGTGAACAATATCGCTTTGAGATGGGTACCCAACTGGTTCTTTGCGACAATACGGCCTTGTGGGTGATTATGCATAACAACAAGATGGTACAAATCAATGATGTCCCAGATCCGGAGGAAGCATCAGGGAGTTTATTGACACCACAGTCCTTATTTACATTTTATGATTCCGGGGAATTTGCCTACCAGTTGGTGCAGGAGTCTGATCAGGGTGGAAAGGTCATCCAGCAAATCGAGTTCAAACCCCTTGATGATTATGCTGATTATTCCAAGCTACGCCTGAATGTAAATAAAAAACTCAACCAAATAGAAAGCATTCTGGCTTTTGCGAAAGACGGTTCTCGTTTTACGTTTGTCATCGACAATTTAAAACCCAATGCTCCTTTTTCAGCTAATTATTTTACGTTTGTAAAAAGCCAATTCCCAGCTTATGATGTAGAAGATTTGAGAGAGTAA
- a CDS encoding RNA polymerase sigma factor: protein MSERELIEGCMREDRKCQQDVFRLYASKMMGVCSRYARHQMEAEDLLQDAFIKIFDNISKFEFKGSFEGWIRRIVVNTALKNYSKKSFAYEQIGVEEQPESAIPPDVYAHLHEEELLKLIAELPDGYRVVFNLYAIEGYSHKEIAEMLGCQESTSRSQLVKARKMLQAQILKLQKIAV from the coding sequence GTGAGTGAACGCGAACTAATTGAGGGTTGTATGCGGGAAGACCGCAAATGCCAACAGGACGTCTTTAGGCTGTATGCCTCAAAGATGATGGGTGTTTGTTCGCGTTATGCCAGGCATCAAATGGAGGCAGAAGATCTTTTACAGGACGCTTTTATTAAAATTTTCGATAATATTAGTAAATTTGAATTCAAGGGCTCTTTTGAAGGATGGATTCGAAGAATCGTTGTTAATACAGCCCTGAAAAATTACAGTAAGAAGAGTTTTGCATATGAACAAATAGGGGTGGAGGAACAACCAGAAAGTGCTATTCCACCCGATGTATACGCTCACCTACACGAAGAAGAGTTGCTCAAATTAATCGCAGAATTGCCCGATGGCTATCGCGTAGTGTTTAATCTTTATGCTATTGAAGGTTATTCTCACAAAGAAATTGCTGAGATGCTGGGGTGCCAGGAAAGTACTTCTCGCTCTCAGTTAGTCAAAGCCAGGAAAATGCTGCAAGCCCAAATTCTAAAGCTTCAAAAAATTGCCGTATGA
- a CDS encoding TonB-dependent receptor, protein MSFRNCFLTISFVLSYGFLVAQTTVSIFGKVLDAKTKEPLIGVNIILEGTEKGTTTDLDGRYELKGISPGSYNITASYLGYQVNTRSNIIIQSKGNDDINFELLEGGLNLEMVVVKASPFQTNRSTPLSLQTLSPDEIKTYPGGNNDIAKVVQSLPGVSGSIGGFRNDVIIRGGAPNENVYYLDGIEIPNINHFSTQGSAGGPVGLLNVDFIEKVELSSSAFGAQYDNPLSGVLQFDQRTGNPRERQTNLRISASEAALTTEGPLFKGKDEASNTSYILSVRRSYLQLLFELIGLPIRPDYWDYQYKINHKIDEYNTLFLTGIGSVDDFSVKAPDDYDPEQQAVLDQVPVIKQWTTTAGVGWKNRLKNGKGIMNTYLSVNILNNDFSRYQDNENLSGLVFRNNSRETEQKLRYAYTRFIKDWSITAGANVTRAIYANETEDFAFNNQFLTEIDFWKYGLFGQATKTFLEGRLDFSAGFRVDDNSYTAESSTLLKTFSPRVALSYVLDSANNWRLSTSIGKYYKIAPYTILGYQNRDGFFSNKSVPYIGSLHVVAGLEYRLGTFGKISAETFYKRYSNYPISVADGVSLANKGADFSVLGNEEVISDGQGRTYGLELLYQQKLYRNFYAILAYTLFKSEFTGLEGAYLPSVWDSRHLVSFTGGYKAPRNWEFSLRYRYAGNTPYAPVDVDQSLPVYPVLVFDYNDLGTSRLAPFNQLDIRIDKKWNFRALTLNVYLEVQNALAQNSPDVPSFGLDRDEQGKVIEPLRLVEVINSPNSVLPIIGLAIDF, encoded by the coding sequence ATGAGTTTTCGAAATTGTTTTTTAACTATTTCTTTTGTACTAAGCTATGGCTTTTTGGTTGCCCAGACCACCGTTTCCATTTTTGGTAAAGTATTAGATGCTAAAACAAAGGAACCCCTCATTGGCGTCAATATCATCCTGGAAGGTACAGAAAAGGGTACGACTACCGACCTTGATGGCCGTTATGAACTCAAGGGAATTTCTCCTGGAAGTTATAATATCACAGCAAGTTACCTCGGGTACCAGGTCAATACTCGCAGTAATATTATTATCCAATCGAAGGGAAATGATGATATCAACTTTGAGCTGCTGGAGGGAGGCCTGAATCTGGAAATGGTAGTCGTAAAGGCCAGCCCTTTCCAGACGAATCGATCGACCCCTTTATCGCTACAGACCTTATCTCCTGATGAGATCAAGACCTACCCAGGCGGCAATAATGATATTGCTAAAGTGGTACAAAGTCTGCCCGGTGTTTCCGGGTCTATAGGAGGGTTCAGAAATGATGTCATCATTCGTGGTGGGGCACCCAATGAGAACGTCTACTATTTAGATGGCATTGAAATTCCGAATATCAATCATTTTAGCACACAAGGAAGTGCTGGTGGGCCAGTTGGATTGCTGAATGTTGATTTTATTGAAAAGGTCGAACTTTCTTCTTCTGCCTTTGGCGCCCAATATGATAACCCCCTGAGTGGCGTCCTCCAGTTTGATCAGCGAACCGGAAATCCCAGGGAGCGACAAACCAACCTTCGCATCAGTGCCAGCGAAGCGGCCTTGACGACAGAAGGGCCATTGTTTAAAGGCAAGGATGAGGCCTCAAATACCAGCTATATTTTATCCGTAAGAAGAAGTTATTTACAATTGTTGTTTGAATTGATCGGGCTACCCATCAGGCCTGATTACTGGGATTATCAATATAAAATAAACCATAAGATTGATGAGTATAATACCCTCTTCCTTACTGGAATAGGATCAGTTGATGATTTTAGTGTAAAAGCCCCCGACGATTATGATCCAGAACAGCAAGCTGTTTTAGACCAGGTTCCAGTCATAAAGCAATGGACCACTACCGCTGGTGTGGGATGGAAAAACCGATTGAAAAATGGGAAAGGAATCATGAATACTTATTTGAGTGTCAATATTCTAAACAATGATTTTTCCCGTTACCAAGACAATGAAAACCTTAGCGGGCTGGTTTTTCGCAACAATAGCCGAGAAACGGAACAAAAATTGAGATATGCCTACACTCGTTTTATAAAGGACTGGTCCATCACAGCTGGTGCCAATGTAACACGGGCCATTTATGCCAACGAAACGGAGGATTTTGCATTCAATAATCAGTTTCTAACTGAAATAGATTTTTGGAAATATGGTTTGTTTGGACAGGCCACTAAAACCTTTTTAGAGGGTCGGTTGGATTTCTCTGCCGGCTTCAGGGTCGACGATAATTCCTATACAGCGGAGTCTTCCACCTTGTTGAAAACATTTTCGCCTAGGGTGGCATTGAGTTATGTATTGGATAGTGCAAACAATTGGCGTTTGAGTACTTCTATTGGCAAATACTATAAAATTGCACCCTATACAATATTGGGCTACCAGAATAGGGATGGTTTTTTTTCCAATAAGTCCGTTCCTTACATCGGTAGCCTGCATGTGGTAGCTGGTCTGGAGTACCGCCTGGGTACTTTTGGTAAAATCAGCGCAGAAACCTTTTACAAACGATATTCAAACTATCCAATTTCTGTTGCAGATGGTGTCTCTTTGGCTAACAAGGGGGCAGATTTTTCTGTTTTGGGCAATGAGGAAGTCATCAGTGATGGCCAAGGGCGGACTTATGGTTTGGAACTTTTATACCAGCAAAAGCTCTATAGGAATTTTTATGCCATTTTAGCTTACACCCTTTTTAAAAGCGAATTTACAGGATTAGAAGGAGCGTATTTACCTTCGGTATGGGATAGCCGTCACCTGGTTTCCTTTACGGGAGGGTATAAGGCTCCTCGAAATTGGGAATTTAGCCTACGATACAGGTATGCCGGAAATACGCCTTATGCGCCAGTGGATGTTGATCAATCACTTCCGGTTTATCCGGTTTTGGTGTTTGATTACAATGATTTGGGGACCTCAAGGCTGGCTCCTTTCAATCAATTGGATATCCGAATTGATAAAAAATGGAATTTCCGAGCCCTAACCCTTAACGTTTACCTCGAAGTTCAAAATGCCTTGGCTCAAAATTCGCCGGATGTACCTTCTTTTGGACTAGACAGAGATGAACAAGGTAAGGTTATTGAGCCTTTGCGACTGGTGGAGGTGATTAATTCACCTAACTCGGTCCTGCCAATAATTGGCCTTGCCATTGACTTTTGA
- the rnr gene encoding ribonuclease R, with the protein MTKNKKTKVKGALLRPQKLQSEILRLFKRHQKKPFNAKQIIRKLKIDNSKDSVQSALMKLVEGNQLQTTSDYKFKLGYPARSSNKAFSTYEGKVDLTRTGAAYIIVPDLEHDIYVAAKHTKSAMHGDKVKVKAWLRHDRRKMEGEIEEILERARESFIGTIHLFPKHAIVTTDGMGTPLDIFVALENTKGSADGEKVTVKIINWERGPQRDPEGKVMVVLGEAGSHDIEMKAILINKGFDLIFSEEALAIAEKLPTAITEEEISLRRDMREVTTFTIDPDTAKDFDDALSIQFLDNGHCEIGVHIADVAHYVLPGTALDKEAFQRSTSVYLVDRVLPMLPERLSNELCSLRPHEDKLTFSAVFVFDKNDKVQSRWFGRTIIHSNHRFTYEEAQAVLESEGGPFESELKLLNRIALKLRQERFKQGSINFETQEVKFRLDDQGTPLEVYVKERKDSNMLIEDFMLLANREVATYIHKKGIDHEIPFVYRIHDEPDPDRVEEFARFAREFGFEMDISSKEEIARSYNRLVKASEKIPALKLLEPIAIRTMAKAAYSTENIGHYGLGFEYYSHFTSPIRRYSDILAHRILALNLGKGESYRVKKEALEEECRHISQQERKAMDAERESVKYKQVEFIEKHLGETFEGYVSGLSDYGIYVVLKANHCEGMVSYNTLPEPFELASSRLKITGLRSGQTLKMGDNIWVKIVDTDLNRRRIDMAWADVPEES; encoded by the coding sequence ATGACAAAAAACAAAAAAACAAAAGTTAAAGGTGCGCTACTCAGGCCCCAAAAACTACAAAGTGAAATTCTACGGCTATTCAAACGACACCAAAAAAAACCTTTTAACGCCAAACAAATTATTCGAAAACTTAAGATCGATAATTCTAAAGATAGTGTTCAAAGTGCATTAATGAAATTGGTTGAGGGGAATCAGCTCCAAACCACTTCTGATTACAAGTTCAAATTAGGCTATCCTGCCAGAAGTTCCAATAAAGCTTTTAGTACTTATGAGGGTAAAGTAGATTTGACCCGAACGGGGGCGGCTTATATCATAGTGCCCGATCTGGAACACGATATCTATGTAGCAGCCAAACATACCAAATCGGCTATGCATGGCGATAAGGTAAAAGTCAAAGCGTGGTTACGCCATGACCGCAGAAAAATGGAAGGAGAAATAGAAGAAATCCTGGAGAGAGCCAGAGAATCTTTCATTGGTACCATTCACCTTTTTCCTAAACATGCCATTGTTACAACAGATGGCATGGGAACACCTCTCGATATATTTGTCGCACTTGAAAATACCAAAGGTTCCGCTGATGGCGAAAAAGTGACCGTAAAAATAATCAATTGGGAACGAGGACCACAGCGCGACCCAGAAGGAAAGGTCATGGTTGTGTTGGGTGAGGCGGGTAGCCATGATATTGAGATGAAAGCCATTTTGATCAATAAAGGCTTCGACCTTATTTTTTCGGAGGAAGCACTCGCCATTGCCGAAAAATTGCCGACGGCCATTACCGAGGAGGAAATAAGCCTCCGCCGTGACATGCGAGAAGTGACGACCTTTACGATTGACCCGGATACCGCAAAGGACTTCGATGATGCGCTATCCATCCAATTCCTGGATAATGGCCATTGTGAAATAGGTGTGCATATCGCAGACGTTGCGCATTATGTCCTACCAGGAACCGCCTTGGACAAAGAGGCTTTCCAGCGCTCTACTTCCGTTTACCTGGTTGACCGCGTACTTCCGATGTTGCCAGAGCGTTTGTCGAATGAACTATGCTCCCTGCGGCCACATGAAGATAAGTTGACTTTTTCTGCCGTGTTTGTTTTTGATAAAAATGATAAGGTACAAAGTCGATGGTTTGGCCGGACCATTATTCATTCCAATCATCGGTTTACCTATGAGGAAGCTCAGGCTGTATTGGAAAGCGAAGGAGGCCCCTTCGAAAGCGAATTAAAACTACTCAATCGCATTGCACTGAAACTTCGTCAGGAACGGTTTAAACAAGGATCAATTAATTTCGAAACACAAGAAGTGAAATTCCGATTGGATGACCAAGGTACGCCCTTGGAAGTCTATGTCAAGGAGCGAAAAGACTCCAATATGCTAATCGAAGATTTCATGCTCTTAGCCAATCGAGAAGTGGCCACTTATATTCACAAAAAAGGAATCGATCATGAAATTCCTTTCGTCTATCGGATTCACGATGAGCCCGACCCCGATCGCGTGGAAGAATTTGCCCGCTTTGCCAGAGAGTTTGGCTTTGAAATGGATATCAGTTCTAAAGAAGAAATTGCCCGTTCCTACAATCGCCTGGTGAAAGCGTCCGAAAAGATTCCTGCCTTGAAGCTGCTGGAACCCATAGCCATCCGAACCATGGCCAAGGCTGCCTATTCTACCGAAAACATCGGCCACTATGGTCTTGGTTTCGAGTATTATAGCCATTTCACCTCACCCATCCGCCGCTATTCGGACATACTGGCTCATCGCATCCTAGCACTCAATCTTGGTAAAGGAGAGTCCTATAGGGTGAAAAAAGAAGCCCTGGAGGAAGAATGTCGCCACATTTCTCAGCAAGAACGCAAAGCGATGGATGCTGAACGGGAATCCGTCAAATACAAACAAGTAGAATTTATCGAAAAGCACCTTGGCGAAACCTTCGAGGGCTATGTCTCTGGCTTATCTGATTATGGTATCTACGTTGTACTCAAAGCCAATCACTGCGAAGGAATGGTCAGTTACAATACGCTTCCAGAACCCTTTGAATTGGCTTCCAGTCGACTCAAAATAACAGGCCTTCGTTCTGGCCAGACCTTAAAAATGGGTGATAATATCTGGGTAAAGATTGTGGATACTGATCTAAATCGACGTCGGATTGATATGGCTTGGGCAGATGTACCAGAGGAAAGTTAA
- a CDS encoding succinate dehydrogenase cytochrome b subunit, which translates to MNWFSRFLTSSIGKKLLMSLTGLFLISFLIVHLIGNLQLLINDGGEKFNVYAKFMTTNPIIKTTSYLLYFSILLHAIQGLLIWRQNVVARGQGYAVKVTKSVNTSAKFSSNMGWLGTIILIFIFIHLYQFWLQMKLGNLPMATYGGEEYKDLYAIVSVAYENIFYVIFYVVSMAIIAFHLWHGFQSAFQTLGLNHKKYTPFIQFIGKVIAVVIPVGFAIIPIAMYLLRNA; encoded by the coding sequence ATGAATTGGTTTTCCAGGTTTCTAACCTCATCAATTGGTAAGAAACTACTGATGAGTCTTACTGGTTTATTTTTGATTTCCTTTCTCATTGTACACCTAATCGGAAATTTACAATTATTGATTAATGATGGTGGAGAAAAATTTAACGTCTATGCTAAATTCATGACGACCAACCCCATCATTAAAACGACCTCTTATTTATTGTATTTTTCAATTTTGCTTCATGCCATACAAGGCTTGTTGATATGGCGTCAGAATGTGGTAGCAAGAGGGCAAGGGTACGCTGTAAAGGTGACGAAGTCGGTGAATACATCCGCTAAATTTTCCAGTAATATGGGATGGTTAGGTACCATCATCCTAATTTTTATTTTCATTCATTTGTATCAATTCTGGTTGCAAATGAAACTAGGTAACCTTCCTATGGCTACCTATGGGGGCGAAGAATACAAAGATTTATATGCTATTGTATCTGTGGCCTATGAAAATATTTTTTACGTAATTTTTTATGTGGTTTCCATGGCGATTATCGCTTTCCACCTGTGGCATGGATTCCAAAGTGCGTTTCAAACGCTTGGACTGAACCATAAAAAATATACGCCTTTTATTCAATTTATAGGTAAGGTAATTGCTGTGGTGATCCCGGTTGGTTTTGCCATTATTCCTATTGCCATGTATCTTTTGAGGAACGCTTAA
- a CDS encoding fumarate reductase/succinate dehydrogenase flavoprotein subunit: protein MKLEGKVPPGPLADKWTRYKSTIPLVAPNNKRRIEIIVVGTGLAGASAAATLGELGYQVKCFTFHDSPRRAHSIAAQGGINAAKNYQNDGDSVYRLFYDTIKGGDYRSREGNVHRLAEASVSIIDQAVAQGVPFARDYGGLLDNRSFGGVQVSRTFYARGQTGQQLLIGAYQALSRQIALGTVEMYNRHEMLDIVKVDGVARGIIARNLLTGKLERFAGHCVVLATGGYGNIFYLSTNAMNCNVSAAWRAVRRGALMANPCFTQIHPTCIPVSGDYQSKLTLMSESLRNDGRVWVPKKHEDAKAIREGRKTGLDIPEAERDYFLERRYPAFGNLVPRDVASRAAKVACDEGLGVSPTGLAVYLDFSAAFERYGKSAASVQGIHHPDKATIIALGQKVVAEQYGNLFEMYEKITGENPYIMPMKIYPAVHYTMGGLWVDYNLETNVPGLFALGEANFSDHGANRLGASALMQGLADGYFVIPYTIGTFLSKDIRTPNFDPNSDAFMDAEKEVKGRIDQLLSIKGNQSIESFHRRLGKIMWDYCGMSRSAEGLKHARQEVVELRKEYYQDVFVPGSNDEFNPELEKALRVADFMEMAEVMILDALNREESCGGHFREEYQSEEGEAVRRDDEFAYVAAWEYKGWDEEPVLHKEELVFEEVELKTRSYK, encoded by the coding sequence ATGAAACTAGAAGGTAAAGTACCTCCTGGCCCACTAGCAGATAAGTGGACTCGTTATAAGTCGACGATTCCGTTGGTGGCTCCGAATAATAAAAGAAGAATTGAAATCATTGTAGTTGGTACAGGATTAGCTGGTGCCAGTGCGGCGGCAACCCTGGGTGAACTGGGTTACCAGGTGAAATGTTTTACTTTTCATGATAGCCCCAGGCGAGCCCATAGTATTGCTGCCCAAGGTGGTATAAATGCTGCTAAGAATTATCAAAATGACGGTGATAGTGTTTATCGCCTATTTTATGATACGATTAAAGGTGGCGATTATCGTTCCCGAGAGGGAAATGTTCATCGTTTGGCAGAAGCTAGTGTCAGTATCATTGACCAAGCGGTAGCCCAAGGGGTTCCCTTTGCACGGGATTATGGTGGATTATTGGACAATCGCTCTTTTGGTGGGGTGCAAGTAAGTAGAACCTTCTATGCAAGGGGGCAAACGGGGCAGCAATTGCTAATAGGCGCCTATCAGGCTTTGTCACGGCAGATTGCTTTGGGTACGGTAGAGATGTATAATCGCCATGAAATGCTGGATATTGTAAAGGTAGATGGGGTGGCTCGGGGGATTATTGCAAGGAATTTATTAACGGGTAAACTAGAGCGTTTTGCGGGTCACTGTGTTGTTTTAGCGACGGGCGGTTATGGCAATATCTTTTATTTGTCGACCAATGCCATGAATTGTAATGTATCGGCGGCATGGCGGGCAGTGCGACGAGGTGCGCTAATGGCTAATCCTTGTTTTACGCAGATTCACCCCACTTGCATCCCGGTTTCAGGCGATTATCAATCCAAGTTGACCTTGATGTCTGAAAGTTTGCGAAACGATGGTCGGGTCTGGGTGCCTAAAAAGCATGAAGATGCCAAAGCTATCCGTGAAGGACGGAAAACAGGATTGGATATTCCGGAAGCAGAAAGAGATTACTTTTTAGAGCGCAGGTACCCTGCCTTTGGCAACCTGGTACCGAGGGACGTAGCTTCAAGGGCGGCCAAGGTGGCCTGTGATGAAGGATTGGGGGTTAGTCCGACGGGCCTTGCGGTTTACCTGGATTTTTCTGCTGCTTTTGAGCGGTATGGCAAATCTGCCGCTAGTGTCCAAGGTATTCACCATCCAGATAAGGCAACCATCATTGCACTAGGGCAGAAAGTAGTAGCGGAGCAATATGGAAATCTTTTCGAAATGTATGAAAAGATCACTGGTGAAAACCCTTACATTATGCCGATGAAAATTTATCCGGCGGTGCACTATACGATGGGTGGATTGTGGGTAGATTACAATTTAGAAACGAATGTGCCTGGCTTATTTGCTTTGGGAGAGGCCAACTTCTCCGACCACGGGGCTAATCGATTGGGTGCATCGGCCTTGATGCAGGGGTTGGCAGATGGCTACTTTGTCATTCCCTATACCATTGGCACCTTTTTATCAAAGGATATTCGAACGCCTAATTTTGATCCGAACAGTGACGCTTTCATGGATGCGGAAAAAGAGGTCAAGGGAAGGATAGACCAACTATTAAGCATTAAAGGAAATCAATCCATCGAAAGTTTTCATCGACGCTTGGGTAAGATTATGTGGGATTATTGTGGGATGTCACGGAGTGCGGAGGGCTTAAAGCATGCCCGACAGGAAGTGGTTGAACTCCGCAAGGAATATTATCAGGATGTTTTTGTACCGGGTTCAAATGATGAGTTCAATCCAGAGTTAGAAAAGGCTTTGCGTGTGGCAGATTTTATGGAAATGGCGGAAGTGATGATTTTGGATGCCTTGAATAGAGAGGAATCATGTGGTGGCCACTTCCGGGAAGAGTACCAATCTGAAGAAGGAGAGGCGGTGCGAAGGGATGATGAATTTGCCTACGTAGCGGCCTGGGAATACAAGGGTTGGGACGAAGAACCTGTACTGCATAAAGAAGAATTAGTATTTGAGGAAGTGGAATTAAAAACACGTTCTTACAAATAA